GTTATTATTACGTTATCTCCTTGAAAATCTCCATGTGCATAAGAAGTTAAACAAGTTATTTTAAGGTTCGCCCAATAATTTTCATTATTAAAATAATAATAGGGATTAGGCAATATTTCTTCAGTACCATCTATAGATACCCACTGTACATCCTTAGAAACCCCTATACTCTTAAAGGCTTCTTTATATTTTTTATCCATATATCTATAAGACATTTCATTTTTCATTATTTCCATAGGAGTTAAATATTTTTTGTCATGCTCTTTATTCCAAGTAAAACAAAACTTTCCTATTTTTGATATAACATTTTTCTTTAATTCTTGTTCACTTAAAACTTTATCTAAAAAAGTTTCAATATTATATATGTTATCACCGGCCAAGTCATATAGATTAGCACTTATTAACTTATTATTATAGGTTATGTTATAACTACATATTAACTCTGCTATATATTTTTGCATATTGTTATTGGTGGCCATCTTATATGCTTCATTAAATACTTTAGCTTCTTTACAATCGGTAAATTTCATAATTCCTACTTTATTGTCTTCTCCATACTCTACTAAAAACACTAAAGCTTTAGATCTTCCAGATTTAAATTGTTTTAATATTTCTACAGGAGCTATTTTATCATTCTTTTCATTGCTTTTATTATTTACCTCATTTATTAATTGAAGTATATCCATTAAATCTATTCCTTTCAAATTATAATATTTTGATAGACATTTATTTATTTGAATATAACTTTATTTTAAAACTAATAAATTAAATAAGTTTAAATATTAACTTAACTTATTATTAATATATAATAAAATAAAAATAAACACTCATAACTATAACTAAGATTATGAATGTTTATTTCTATTTTAAAATTTATCTGCTATTTCTTTTTCTATTCTTTTTATATCTTTTAATCTTAATCTAGTTTCGTCCATTATAAATTCCTTACTTTTTCCTTCTAAAAGCAATTCCTTTGCTCTTGCCTTTGCTGATGATCCATCTTTCATGAATTCTTTCCTCCTCTTTTTATATTCTACTCATAGTTTTCAACTTTTCTCGTATTATATACTTTTAAATTCAAATATCCTTTTATTCCTATTCAAGTTTTTTATCTAAAAATTTTTACTTTAAAATTAAAACACTTTCATACCATTTAACTTCTATATTTCCTATATTGAATAATATATTTTACTATAATAATATTTAAATCATTTAATAGAATTTAAACCATTTACCAGCAATTAAAATCATATATTTCACTATAATATTAAAAAAATTATAAAATGATTGTAGCTCAAAATTGAAAAATTCTCTAAATTTACAAACAAAAAAACAAAACCAGAATAGTAGCCCCCATATAACCACTATCCCGGTTCATCCAACATTAATTATTAATCAATTGCTCATATTGTAAATTTAACCATTGAAATCTGTACTCTGAGTAAACTCTATAACAAAAAAACTCTGTTCTCTAAATAAATCTAATATCTCACATTAATTATTTCCCATTAAAATCTGTACTCTACACTCTGTAATCTATAATCTGACTAAACTCTGTAATCCGTGATCTGACAATGTAGATTGTCTAAATGTTTTTTATTTCTTCTAATAAACTTATAGCTGCTTTTTTAGGGCCACCTTTTTCCATACCACTTATACCTAATCTAGTTCTTAATTGTCCTACTTTTACTCCTGATTGGAAGAATTTATTAAAGTATTCTACTAATAACTTTTCTGTATCTTCCATCTTCTGTGCTGGTCCGAAAGGATTAGCAAAATAAGTTTTTACTAGTCCCTTTTCTGTAGTGGTTCCTTTAGCCATTCTTGCTCCATCTCTAAAAGTATCTAATGCTGTATTTACATCTTTAAAGAATTCTAAATTTTCTCCTTCAGATTCATAATTATTAGCATATAAAAATAAATCTATTGGATATTCTGTAGTTATTTCTTTATAACTTGCCACAGGTATAACTAATCTAGCATTTACTTTATCTGGATTCATAAATATACTTCTATCTATTTGTTTAAAGGCATATCCAGTATCTAAATCATCTAATCTTACAAAGGCTCCTATTTCTGTCCCTGATCCTACTGGTTTTTCATCTTTATTTAACTTAACTACACCCATATCGTCAAATATTATAGTCATATCACTTATATAATCTTCACTTAGTTCTCTAAATGCTTCTAAGCTCTCAGACTTTCCTGCTCCACTGTCTCCCATTATTATTACATTAGCTGTTTTATTATTTTTAGTTACTATATTAACCATAGCACCATGTATTGGTAGATATCCTCTTTTTATCATTATTAGATTATGAAGAGTTAATGTCATCTTTTTCATATATCCAAAATAATCTATAGCCTCATTATAATTTATATATCCTAGCATAATATCATTTTCTTTATCATCATAGAAAACTGTTTGCATTTTTTCATTGTCATCTCTTGCTCCAAGAACATATACTATATCGGGTTTTTTATCTCTATATTCTTCTTCTGTGGCTATTTCAAATAAGTTACATAAAGTTACTCCATGAGCCATATAATCCCTATGAAAGTATATATATGCTAAAAGAGTTCCTACCTTTGCAGGATAGCAAAACCAGTGATCTAAATTTATTCTACATTTTTTTAATGGGTTCTCAAAAATCTCTTCAAACATACCATCTCTTGTATTCTTTTTAGGGTAAGTTATAAAAGGTGGATCTAGTAATATAGACTCTATGAAAGGTATATCTTTTAAAATCTCATAATCCTTAGGCATACTCCAACTAGAATTATTTAGTATTAAGCCCGCATTGCCCCCTGCTGGTAATTGTCTATATATTCTTGGTTTTTCTCCTAAAACATTTTCTTCAACTTTTCTATAGGTTCTTAATATAAGATTAGAAAAATTATTGTTTGCATCTATGAAGCTAACATTTTGAAGTCCATCACCAATTTTACTATTTTGAACTATAGTATATCTTTCAAGTTTTCTCCAAAAATTATATAAATCTTCTACAAATAAAATAAATTTATCTTTATCTTCTAAAACTTTTTCATATTTATCTTCTAATCTTCTTATTTCTTCTGCTTTTAAAACCATAAGTAATTTAAATATATTGGAAACATCTTCTAAGAATATATCATCATCTATATTCATAGTATTTTCTATGTATTTATACACATTAGTTTCTCTCTTTTTTATTTTTTTCATGTAAGCTCCTAAAACCTTTTTAAAAGCATAACTATTAAACAAAGCCTCTGCAGTATCACAATATTTTGCTGTAAAATTTATCATGGCCTTTCCTGTACTTAGAGAAAATTCTTTTTTCATTCTACTACCTCCAAATATGCAACATGAATTTAACTTTTCTTGCATTTTAAATAACTAAGTACTATTATATCATATTTTTTTGAAATTTATATAGTATTTATTATTCATTTTATAAAAAATTATATAAAATCTAAAATTACTTTTCTCTATGTATACTTCTATTTGGATCCCAGCCTTCTGGATATCTTTTTCTTAGTTTTTCAATATTCCTATTTGCTATAGTTTCTAAATCTACACCTATAACTTTAGATAAGTATGTAATATACCAAAGTACATCTCCTAACTCTTCTATTAAATTATCTTCACATAGCTCATGTTCATGGAATAAAACCTTCTTAATATAATCAGTTACTTCTCCTGCTTCTCCAGATATACCCATAGCACCCAGAGCTAATCCTTTTTTATCTAATTTTATAAATTCTCCTGCTGTTCTTTTCATTTCTTTTTCATACTCTTTAAAATCCATATAATTACCTCCATAATTTTATAGTAAATTACTTTTTTCATAGGAAAAATATACTTATAAAAATTAATTTTTAAATATTTATTTAAGTATTAAATAACAACATAACTGTAATTTTAATAAATAAAAAAATATATCCTAGTAATTAATTATATTTCCTAGGACATATTTTTACCAATTTTAATTTTTACTTTTAACTTAATTTTAACTTTTCTAGTCTGTCCATCAATACCTTTGATACATTGTTTAATTCTTCTGTTCTATTTGACAATTGTTTTATTGATAAAATTTGTTCTTCCACATTTAACGCAATTTGGTTAGTAGATTTACTATTTTCCTCCGAAACTCCAGTTAAATTCTCTATTTGATTTTTTATATCTGACAAATTAATAGCCATATTATCAGAAGCTTTTGATACTTCTTCAACTTTTTTTGAAACCTTATTTATAGAATACACTATATCTTTAAACTTATCTGATACACTTTTTATAAAATCTGTCTGTTCTACTGTTTTTTTAGAAACCTCTTGCATTGAAACTTCTGCACTGTTTATACCTTGTCTTACTTCTTGAATTAAATTAAATATTTCTTCTGAGGATTTTGAAGATTCAAAGGCTAATTTACCAACTTCCTCTGCAACTACCGCAAAACCTTTACCTCTCTCTCCTGCATGCATAGCTTCTATAGATGCATTAAGAGCCAAAAGATTAGTTTGGTCCGCTATGGCTCCTATAGTATCTGCTATACCATTTATTTGTTCTGATTTATTTCCCAAACTATTAACTAAAGTTGAAGTTTTATTTACAACCTTTGAAATATCATTAGAATGGACCTCTAATTTTTTTATATATTCATTTCCGTCATTAGCACTATTAGTAGTATTTATAGATTGTGCTGCCACTTCTTTCGTACTAAGAGTTACATCTTTTACAGTATCATTAAACTGACTTACACTGTTAGATATATCCCCTAACCATAAGCTTTGATTGTGTATTTTTTCATTTATGTTTTTAGTGAGCATTGTGGTATCTTGAAATTGTTCTGCTGATCTATTAAAAGCATTATTGAATTCTTTATTATCACTATTTAATCTATCTGATACATCCTTTACATCTATTAATATTTGTTGAATAGTATCTAGCATTTCATTTGTATACTGCGCTAATTCACCAATCTCATCATTACTTTCAATATCTATTCTTTTAGTTAAATCTCCTTCTAACTTAGACATCTCTTTCATTTTATTAACAAGTACCGTTATAGATTTCGTTTGCTTTCTAGTTATGCCGCCTATTATAATTCTCACAATCATTAGTGAAACTACCATAACTATTAATAGAATGCCTAAAAGTATATATTTGGCTTTTGTTATAACAGAACTCTTTATACCTATACATATAGCTAAATTTATTCCATTGTTGGCTTTAACAGGTATAAATATTTCTAAATCTGTACTTAAATTATTCACCTGTGTAGTATTAAGCTCTAAGGCCTTTTTAACTTCTTCTAACTTTTCTTTATCCGAATACTCACTGCCTAACTTGAATTGGCTGTCCTTATTTTTATCTATAACATAGTACCATTTATCTTCATTTGTATTTATTAGTAAAGTAGCATCATCTATTATTCCTTTACTTTTAGATACAAGAACAGTCATAGCTTCATCTATTTTTTTATATATTTCACTGTCTTCCTTTTGATTTACTAAATCTGTTAAATCTTTTCCTTCTAACTCACGAGATACTATAGTAGAAAGGCCTGGTCCTGCACTTACTGCTATATTTTTTATAGCTCTGCTAATAAATATGTATGTACATATAGCTATTATTAAAAATATGCAGAAAACTATAGCCATCATATTTCTAGTTAACTTATCCTTTATAGTAGTCTTCCTATTCATAATAACCCTACCCCCAATTTATTATTTAAATACTACTATTATATATTATATTTTTCTGCTAATTTTGTAGTATATATTTTAATTACTGCCATAGCTGGTGATGCCAAAAGCATTCCCCATACACCAAACAAACTTCCGCCTATGGTTATTCCTAAAATTATTAAAAATGGACTTAATCCTACTTTATCTCCAACCAATTTAGGTTCTAAATACCATGCATCAAATTGCTGCAATAAAAACAAAAATATTAATACCCATAAAGCCTTAACTGGTACATAAAATAAATTTATTACCACCGCTGGAATCATACCTATAAATGGTCCAAAGTAAGGTATCATATTTGTTACACAAACTATCAATGCTATTAAAAGAGCATAAGGTGACTTTAATATTATTAACCCTATTAAAGCTAATAAACCTATTATTAAAGAATCTAACGCCTTTATTCCTATATATAACTTTATCATTGAATTTACTGTTCTAAAAAATTCTATAATTTTTGCACCATATTTTTCTCTAAATACTAAGAAAACAATCCTTTTACCATTATACACAAATTTTTCTCTATCATTTAAAACATATATAGCTATAATTAATCCAAAAACTAAATTAACCATAAATGTAGTAAAGGATATTGTTTGGTTTAAAATAGTGTTTAATCCCACGCTAGTAAAACTAGCAATTTTATCTATTAAATCTTTATAATTTCCTTTAAATACATTAGAAGAATTTATTATATTAGCAAATTGCTCATTATTAACTAATAAATCATTTACCATTTCATATCCTTTATTTGTAAAATAAGGTATGTTCTGAAATATATCCATTATGCTTTGAAATACCTTAGGAACTATCATACTTAAAACCAAAACAATAACGCCTAAAGTTATTACATAAGATATAAGTATACTTAAACCTCTTTTAATTTTAAATTTTCTTTCAAAAAATTTAACTAGTGGATTTAATATATATGCTATTACAAATGCTATTATAAATGGTGATAATATTTTAAAAATTTTTCCTATTCCTGAAAACACATTATTATAATTTTTTAATATTTCGATTAACACAAAAGATATTACTAAAGAAAAAACTATAGGTATTATTATATCTAAATACTTAAATTTTTTATCCTTAAACAATTATTTTTCCTCCTAAATACACTAAAATAACTATTCTTTATTATTAATATATTAAATTTTATCATGGTTTTATATTTATGTTTATAAACTTTTTGTTAAACATAATATTATATAAAAATCTAATATACATTAACTAGCTGCTTATGTTACTATAGTGTTCTTTGTAGTATTTTATATTTAACTTTATTTTAACACAAATAATAGTACTATTAGTATTATTTACTATAATAAAAAATCTTAAAACAAAATTTTAATACACCTGTATGGCAAATGGGTTCCTTTATAGGCAAAAAAATAGTTATAGCTAAACTGTTAACTATAACTAAAATTTATAGATTAAAATATATTTATTGTTTACATTATTAATAATTGTATACAGTTATGCTCTCACAAACAGTTATAGATAATTGCTTATCATTAAAAAGTTTTTTATAAGAACATAAAAATTCATTTAGTTCAGTATCATTTAAATCTATTTTTCTAATACTTTTAAGAAATATATTCTCTCCTGTTAATTCTATTTTAACATCATTTTTATCATTTTTAATATGATATTCTGTAACTTGTTTCATTACTGGTTTAACATTATATTTCTCATAAAAACTTATATTCTTTTTAACATTTTCATAACTAAAATTTTCTACATTTAAACCTAATTCCTTTACATCTACTCCTAAATCTTTCATCTGTTTTTCTACGTCTTTAAGATTTATTCCATAGGCTTCAGTATATTTTTCCATTAATTTTTTTTGTATATTTACAAATTTCTCTTGAGATATGTTATTTTTCTCCATATATTCCTGTATATTTTTCATAAAATCAGACATAGTTAAAGTTCCCTGAGCTACTGAACTGTAAAGACTATACATATATTGCTCAAATTTATCTAGATCTTTATCTGTTGCTTTATTTTTTAAGTCATTAAAATTTATAATTTCACTCATTTTTTTCTTCCTTTCTAAAATATACAAATTATATTTATTTTTAAGATTTCATATTTTAATTTTAATTTTGTACTAACTTATGATTAAAAATTAAAGTTATAATTATTTAATAATAATTATAACTTTAATTTTTTATCTTACTATAATAATATATACATATAAATATATTCTATCACTAACAAAGCATATATTAAATAATATTAGACTATATTTATTACTTTCTTAACATATAAATTAAAATTTATACTTATTTTTAATTTATATTCAAATAATATTTTTAAGATATATTAATTTAATATTTATTTAAAATGCACTTTACCATTTTCTATTTTATCTAATATAGCTAAAGATTCTACTTTAGCACCTACTTTTTCTAATTCTTTTCTCCCCTTTTGGAACCCTTTTTCTATAGCAATTCCTACACCTGCAAGCTCTGCTCCACCTTGCTTTATTATATCTATTAATCCTAAAGCTGCACAACCATTAGCCAAAAAGTCATCTATTAAGAGTATTTTATCGCCTTTGTTTATATATTTTTTAGATACTCTTACATTATAAGTTTTGTTTTTAGTAAAAGAGTGTACCTTTGATTCATAGGTATCTTTGTCCATATTTGCTGCATCTACTTTTTTAGCAAAAACCACAGGGCAAAAATCAAAATATTGAGACACTATAGTAGCAATCCCTATACCTGAAGATTCAATAGTTAATATCTTATTTATATTACATCCTTCAAATCTTTTTTTAAATTCTTTTCCCATTTCATTAAATAATTTCACATTCATTTGATGATTTAAAAAGCTATCTACCTTAAGTATATTTCCTTCTAATAATGTACCCTCTTTTAAAATTTTATCTTTTAGTAATTTCATAAATGTTTATTCCTTCCCTTTACACATAAAATATTCTGAATTAAATATAGTTATTGTATATTGCAATTAAAATTATAGTATACTAAACTCTTATGCCTTAACTTATGCAATGATTTTTTAGCTTTGCTAGTTCCAATTAACTTTTGACAAATTAAATTTATTTGATTAAATTCATAAAATCTTTTCTAGATTTTAATATATGTAATTCTTCATCTTCTCTTATATATTTAACAAATCCAGGATATAATTCTACTGCCTTATATAAATCCTTTATAGCCTTTTCATATTCTTTTAAATAAGTATAATAGCAAGCCCTATTGTAATATAAAAAGCCTTCTTCTTCGTTATTTAATATACCTTCACTTATTATATCTATAGCCTTCTTATAATCCTTTAATTCTTTATATATAACAGCTAAATTCAAATAACTATAAGGATAATTTTCATTATCTTCTATAGATAATTTATAATTTAATATAGATTCCTCTAATTTATTTAACCTCTTATACACAACTCCTTTATTAAATAAAGGCATATAATGATTAGAATACAATTCCAAAGATTTATCCGCCATATATAAAGCTTTTTCTAATAAACCTAACTCCTCATATATAGAGCTTAAATTTACATAACTCCAAAAATCCTTTTTATCCAAGGATATTACCTTTTCATAACATTTTATAGCCCTTTCCTTTTCCCCTAGGTTGTCATAAGCTCCTGCTAAAAAAAAGTAGGCTCTATTATAATTCTTATCATATTCTATAGCCTTCTCATATAATTTTATAGCTTTGTTATATTCCTCTTTGTTATCATATATTATAGCTAATCCATAAAAAGCTCTAGAGTCCTTTGAATTAACTTTTAAAATTTCTTTATATTTTTTTTCAGCCTTTTCGTATTCCTCTAACTCATCATATACTAAAGCCATATCCAATAATAATTCTATATCCCTTGAACCCATTGGAGTATTATAAGCTTTATTATAGAATTCTAAAGCTTTATCTATATTTCTTTCTCTATAAAAATTTTTAGCGATTACTTTATAATTATTGATTTTATATAATTGCATATTTTTACTCCTTTTAAAATACATTGATTATATTTTATAATAGTAAATATATAAAATCAAAAAATTATAATAATATTCTATATTGTTATATAAATAAAATT
Above is a window of Clostridium sporogenes DNA encoding:
- a CDS encoding nucleoside triphosphate pyrophosphohydrolase family protein, with amino-acid sequence MDFKEYEKEMKRTAGEFIKLDKKGLALGAMGISGEAGEVTDYIKKVLFHEHELCEDNLIEELGDVLWYITYLSKVIGVDLETIANRNIEKLRKRYPEGWDPNRSIHREK
- a CDS encoding xanthine phosphoribosyltransferase, with translation MKLLKDKILKEGTLLEGNILKVDSFLNHQMNVKLFNEMGKEFKKRFEGCNINKILTIESSGIGIATIVSQYFDFCPVVFAKKVDAANMDKDTYESKVHSFTKNKTYNVRVSKKYINKGDKILLIDDFLANGCAALGLIDIIKQGGAELAGVGIAIEKGFQKGRKELEKVGAKVESLAILDKIENGKVHFK
- a CDS encoding tetratricopeptide repeat protein, with the protein product MQLYKINNYKVIAKNFYRERNIDKALEFYNKAYNTPMGSRDIELLLDMALVYDELEEYEKAEKKYKEILKVNSKDSRAFYGLAIIYDNKEEYNKAIKLYEKAIEYDKNYNRAYFFLAGAYDNLGEKERAIKCYEKVISLDKKDFWSYVNLSSIYEELGLLEKALYMADKSLELYSNHYMPLFNKGVVYKRLNKLEESILNYKLSIEDNENYPYSYLNLAVIYKELKDYKKAIDIISEGILNNEEEGFLYYNRACYYTYLKEYEKAIKDLYKAVELYPGFVKYIREDEELHILKSRKDFMNLIK
- a CDS encoding AI-2E family transporter; the encoded protein is MFKDKKFKYLDIIIPIVFSLVISFVLIEILKNYNNVFSGIGKIFKILSPFIIAFVIAYILNPLVKFFERKFKIKRGLSILISYVITLGVIVLVLSMIVPKVFQSIMDIFQNIPYFTNKGYEMVNDLLVNNEQFANIINSSNVFKGNYKDLIDKIASFTSVGLNTILNQTISFTTFMVNLVFGLIIAIYVLNDREKFVYNGKRIVFLVFREKYGAKIIEFFRTVNSMIKLYIGIKALDSLIIGLLALIGLIILKSPYALLIALIVCVTNMIPYFGPFIGMIPAVVINLFYVPVKALWVLIFLFLLQQFDAWYLEPKLVGDKVGLSPFLIILGITIGGSLFGVWGMLLASPAMAVIKIYTTKLAEKYNI
- a CDS encoding DUF3867 domain-containing protein, which codes for MSEIINFNDLKNKATDKDLDKFEQYMYSLYSSVAQGTLTMSDFMKNIQEYMEKNNISQEKFVNIQKKLMEKYTEAYGINLKDVEKQMKDLGVDVKELGLNVENFSYENVKKNISFYEKYNVKPVMKQVTEYHIKNDKNDVKIELTGENIFLKSIRKIDLNDTELNEFLCSYKKLFNDKQLSITVCESITVYNY
- a CDS encoding phosphoenolpyruvate carboxykinase translates to MKKEFSLSTGKAMINFTAKYCDTAEALFNSYAFKKVLGAYMKKIKKRETNVYKYIENTMNIDDDIFLEDVSNIFKLLMVLKAEEIRRLEDKYEKVLEDKDKFILFVEDLYNFWRKLERYTIVQNSKIGDGLQNVSFIDANNNFSNLILRTYRKVEENVLGEKPRIYRQLPAGGNAGLILNNSSWSMPKDYEILKDIPFIESILLDPPFITYPKKNTRDGMFEEIFENPLKKCRINLDHWFCYPAKVGTLLAYIYFHRDYMAHGVTLCNLFEIATEEEYRDKKPDIVYVLGARDDNEKMQTVFYDDKENDIMLGYINYNEAIDYFGYMKKMTLTLHNLIMIKRGYLPIHGAMVNIVTKNNKTANVIIMGDSGAGKSESLEAFRELSEDYISDMTIIFDDMGVVKLNKDEKPVGSGTEIGAFVRLDDLDTGYAFKQIDRSIFMNPDKVNARLVIPVASYKEITTEYPIDLFLYANNYESEGENLEFFKDVNTALDTFRDGARMAKGTTTEKGLVKTYFANPFGPAQKMEDTEKLLVEYFNKFFQSGVKVGQLRTRLGISGMEKGGPKKAAISLLEEIKNI
- a CDS encoding methyl-accepting chemotaxis protein, with protein sequence MNRKTTIKDKLTRNMMAIVFCIFLIIAICTYIFISRAIKNIAVSAGPGLSTIVSRELEGKDLTDLVNQKEDSEIYKKIDEAMTVLVSKSKGIIDDATLLINTNEDKWYYVIDKNKDSQFKLGSEYSDKEKLEEVKKALELNTTQVNNLSTDLEIFIPVKANNGINLAICIGIKSSVITKAKYILLGILLIVMVVSLMIVRIIIGGITRKQTKSITVLVNKMKEMSKLEGDLTKRIDIESNDEIGELAQYTNEMLDTIQQILIDVKDVSDRLNSDNKEFNNAFNRSAEQFQDTTMLTKNINEKIHNQSLWLGDISNSVSQFNDTVKDVTLSTKEVAAQSINTTNSANDGNEYIKKLEVHSNDISKVVNKTSTLVNSLGNKSEQINGIADTIGAIADQTNLLALNASIEAMHAGERGKGFAVVAEEVGKLAFESSKSSEEIFNLIQEVRQGINSAEVSMQEVSKKTVEQTDFIKSVSDKFKDIVYSINKVSKKVEEVSKASDNMAINLSDIKNQIENLTGVSEENSKSTNQIALNVEEQILSIKQLSNRTEELNNVSKVLMDRLEKLKLS